Part of the Lichenicola cladoniae genome is shown below.
TCGACCTTGCCGGGAGGAGCATCGGAGAAGTCAGCGGCGAAGGCGACGCGCACCAGGATCACGGTGGCGCCTGCGTCGCGGAAGCGGATGGCCAGCGCCTTTCCGGCAGCCAGGGTCTGCTCGCCGGTCCTGGGTGCCAGGGGCATGCCGACGATGCCGTTCTGCAGGTCGATAAGGACCAGGGCGGTGCTCGTGGGATCGAGACTGAGCATGGGGGGTCTCCTTGGCGGCAATTTGCTGCCATAGTTTGCGAGGGTAGCCTCAAATTGAGAAAGTAGAAGATGTCCTCGCATATCGCAAGGCCCAAGGTGGCCCTACCGCCGATCCGCCTGCGCGGCCGGCAGCGAGTGGCAATCATCCTGGACGCTGCGGCGTCGGTGTTCGCAGAGAAGGGCGTGGAGGCGGCGACGATGACCGAAATCGCAGCCCGCTCAGGTACTGCGATCGGCTCGCTCTACCGCTTCTTCCCGGCGAAGGAATTGCTGGCGGACGCATTGTTCGCCCGCTACGCGGAGACGATCCTGAGCGGTCTCACCGCGCTTGCAGATACGGCGGTAGCGCTGGGTCCGTTCGGCCTGGCCGAAGCCCTGCTGGCTCTCATTCTGTCGCAGCGACCCGATCGCGACGCGGCGGTGGCGATCGCCGAGATGCGGGATGACGGGGCGGCGCTGCGGGCCGGATTGCGGGATGCGATCCGGGAGCATCTCGAGGTGATCCTGACGGTCGGCGGTCTGGCGCCGGACCGGGCGAAGCGGGCTGCGCCTGTCGTGCTGCAGGCGATGAAGGCGCTCCCCCTCCTGGTGCGCGAAGGGATCGACGAGATGGCGACGATGGCAGAACTGCGCTCGATGATCGGGCTGTATCTGCAAGACGCAGCGGTTGCGTAGGAGGCGGATGCGATCGCGATCGGAAAAGGTCTTCGATCTCTTCCGAATAACTCCCTGACGTCTTGGCTGCGGCCACGGAGAAAGGTTGCGGTGTGAATAGTAGTCGCCACGGTCGACGTGCGCGCGCGGACGCCGCTTGGAGCTCGTCCCTCCCCGATCGAACCAGCCGCCAACTTCACAACGCACGAATTCACCGACGTATCGTTCTGAATCGGTATCGTCGAAACTCGCGCGGCAACCATCCGGCACGTTCGTTGGCTGCTTCAGCGGCAGGCAGCGCCCGACCACCGCCAACGTCGCGGCGCAATCCGGCTTAGCCCCGAACCACGATCACCCCGCCAGGGTCTCGAACACGTCGCCGGACGGGAGCT
Proteins encoded:
- a CDS encoding TetR/AcrR family transcriptional regulator codes for the protein MSSHIARPKVALPPIRLRGRQRVAIILDAAASVFAEKGVEAATMTEIAARSGTAIGSLYRFFPAKELLADALFARYAETILSGLTALADTAVALGPFGLAEALLALILSQRPDRDAAVAIAEMRDDGAALRAGLRDAIREHLEVILTVGGLAPDRAKRAAPVVLQAMKALPLLVREGIDEMATMAELRSMIGLYLQDAAVA